In Lolium perenne isolate Kyuss_39 chromosome 5, Kyuss_2.0, whole genome shotgun sequence, the sequence aaatgacgccacgcggctccgctcgatttttttggctccgtttaatttgccaactgcgcaaaacggggccgccgggacatgcggtatggccgtaccgggcgcgcgcgtgcacccgtccgccaacgcgcgaaacggaaaacatttagcacataaaatgatgcgtcctagacctaaaaacatttgttcctccatttattgagcaaaggaaagtgtggccccagttcaaatccggtcagtttccagcggattcggcgggacaccgcaggaagcggaagggattcccagatggctaccgcgcgcatacggcatgtgataggtggtgcgtaggaggtatcctaccgctgcgcggaggtctcgcgcaatactaaaatgcgcaccatgtagccccttcacaaaaaaaagccctttcggcaccccgaaaatggaaaaaccgtcgcccgtggttcggattggaaatccgcgacacgggccttgcttcccatcctaaggtccacgcacgtgccaaatatggcctcgttccgacaaactatgtggtgaaacgggccgtttcctactcatttcccctaaaagccatagaactccggacgtgatagccctattcgtgaagggtttttcaagataattgccgtatcccaattccgtcttttgaagtggttaccaggacacataaaatgacgccacgcggctccgctcgattttttggctccgtttaatttgccaactgcgcaaaacggggccgccgggacatgcggtatggccttaccgggcgcgcgcgtgcacccgttcgccaacgcgcgaaacgggaaacatttagcacatataatgatgcgtcctagacctaaaaacatttttccctccatttattgagcaaaggaaagtgtggccccagttcaaatccggtcagtttccagcggattcggcgggacaccgcaggaagcgggagggattcccagatggctaccgcgcgcatacggcatgtgataggtggtgcgtaggaggtatcctaccgctgcgcggaggtctcgcgcaatactaaaatgcgcaccatgtagccccttcacaaaaaaagcccttccggcaccccgaaaatggaaaaaccatcgctcgtggttcggattggaaatccgcgacacgggccttgcttcccatcctaaggtccacgcacgtgccaaatatggcctcgttccgacaaactatgtggtgaaacgggccgtttcctactcatttcccctaaaagccatagaactccggacgtgatagccctattcgtgaagggtttttcaagataattgccgtatcccaattccgtcttttgaagtggttaccaggacacataaaatgacgccacgtggctccgctcgattttttggctccgtttaatttgccaactgcgcaaaacggggccgtcgggacatgcggtatggccgtaccgggcgcgcgcgtgcacccgtccgccaacgcacgaaacggaaaacatttagcacataaaatgacgcgtcctagacctaaaaacattttcccctccatttattgagcaaaggaaagtgtggccccagttcaaatccggtcagttcaaatggattcggcgggacaccgcaggaagcgggagggattcccagatggctaccgcgcgcatatggcatgtgataggtggtgcgtaggaggtatcctaccgctgcgcggaggtctcgcgcaatactaaaatgcgcaccatgtagccccttcacaaaaaaaagcccttccggcaccccgaaaatggaaaaaccgtcgcccgtggttcggattggaaatccgcaacacgggccttgcttcccatcctaaggtccacgcacgtgccaaatatggcctcgttccgacaaactatgtggtgaaacgggccgtttcctactcatttcccctaaaagccatagaactccggacgtgatagccctattcgtgaagggtttttcaagataattgccgtatcccaattccgtcttttgaagtggttacgaggacacataaaatgacgccacgcggctccgctcgattttttggctccgtttaatttgccaactgcgcaaaacggggccgtcgggacatgcggtatggccgtaccgggcgcgcgcgtgcacccgtccgccaacgcgcgaaacggaaaacatttagcacataaaatgacgcgtcctagacctaaaaacatttttccctccatttattgagcaaaggaaagtgtggctccagttcaaatccggtcagtttccagcggattcggcgggacaccgcaggaagcgggagggattcccagatggctactgcGCGCATacagcatgtgataggtggtgcgtaggaggtatcctaccgctgcgcggaggtctcgcgcaatactaaaatgtgcaccatgtagccccttcacaaaaaaagcccttccggcaccccgaaaatggaaaaaccgtcgcccgtggttcggattggaaatccgcgacacgggccttgcttcccaatctaaggtccacgcacgtgccaaatatggcctcgttccgacaaactatgtggtgaaacgggccgtttcctactcatttcccctaaaagccatagaactccggacgtgatagccctattcgtgaagggtttttcaagataattgccgtatcccaattccgtcttttgaagtggttaccaggacacataaaatgacgccacgcggctccgctcgattttttggctccgtttaatttgccaactgcgcaaaacggggccgccgggacatgcggtatggccgtaccgggcgcgcgcgtgcacctgtccgccaacgcgcgaaacggaaaacatttagcacataaaatgacgcatcctagacctaaaaacatttttccctccatttattgagcaaaggtaagtgtggccccagttcaaatccggtcagtttccagcggattcggcgggacaccgcaggaagcgggagggattcccagatggctaccgcgcgcatacggcatgtgataggtggtgcgtaggaggtatcttgtgtgataaatagaaaccctaataagaggaaattatttcaatGAGATcgtttgaggatattaaatcttagtaatattcaatgagaagaaattatttctcaaaagaaataaatagaaaccctaataaatatttcaatgagaggaaattatttttcttaaaaagaaaacaaatccaACCACAATATTAAAaatggtgtgatgctagattATCTTGTGTGATCCACTTGAGTGTTTAGTCTAGTACCtaggtattgtttggtgattgtgcaTTTCGTcttgtattttagacgctagtaccgaaggatacgaggaggaggaggtcttctacgaagaagaagaggaacactttgacaactgtaccaatcaaggcaagctattattaatgcaagctatactcttgcaagctaccctaatgcaaagctctactagagcaaggcaccattacaataTTAATTTGTGTTTAAGGATTCCAATCCCAAGTTTTTTTTTcatacaagcttttactttggttatcaaagtttattttgttcatagttaactttggtctagatatATGGAGtattacaagagcatcaaatttagcctagagagctacaagttagttagcacccctcatgactagttgctagtgataaaactaaaattgactactctagatgggaacatgtgaatcaaatgactttgaaaaccttggaatgatgagtcattctattgaaagattttaaaggtgaatatgacttgaatgacataTGTACCGTATGCGCGcatactgaattttgtcttttttacacacgtcacatgataagttcattttttgtttcaattttttttaaatttaaaatatgtgtaagatgcatttcaaaatatatggagcatatgctcccatgttccaaaacatcactccctgaAAAAATGACAACACACATCTATGTTATATATGCAATGCCAAAAATTTGCAACTTCAAATTCGACATAcacttagagaaacaaaaaagataaatctggGTGTGAATTGTGTGAAATACTATTCAACCAGATCTGACACTATGATTTCTTCGCATAGCAAAAGTATGATTTCTCTAAGTTGATCCTATGATCCTACCTAATGGGGAGATCCTATACAAGTCTACCCCGAGCTGTGCCTCATAAACAAAGAGACGATAGAAGCAAAGTTTCTTGACAAGCAAATACAAATAATTAACTAGGCATGGATCTTGGAGATGTCGTCATTAATTGCCTGGCTTCGTCAGCCACGGATTATCACTCTTCGGGCTCTGCTGATCACTCATCTCCGTCGTCCACGGATCATCACTCTTCTGATCAGCACCAGTCCACGACTTCTTCCTCAGGTTCTGCCAATAATCACTACTCTTCGGCGCATCACTACTCTCCAGCCACTGCTCATCATTCATCTTCGTCCGTTTTCCATGAGGGGGACTTGTCTGCTGGGTGTTGTCGCTAGAAGCTGGTGCCTTCAAGCTTGCTAGTTCAGCCTACGCGCTTGCAAGTTCAGCATTTAACCTTGCTATTTCAGTAGCAGCATTTTTCTTTGCACGTTCAGCTTCGATCTCTGCTTTATTGCATTTGCCACACATACGTCCCCTCAGCTTGTCTTCCTTCTTGCAACCGgggcaaaacacaaggtaacgCAGGAAGAACGATATCTTAACGTAGAGCTGGTAGCTCACGTAAGCATCTTTAGCTGCATACTCCAGGTTCAAATCAGACAACGGCCGCTCTTCCCAGTAATCGTGCCTCTCTCGAGGGAAATTGTTCTTCATCTGGCTGTACGACTCGTCGATGATGCTAGTTGCAAGACTAGCCATTCCATCCCTCATTAAATTTGCTCTCTCGTTGAGACCTTTGACGTTGACAAATTCCTGGATATCGATCCAGTTCTCCCTAGGAATTATAATCTTCTCGTAATATAACTTTATAAAATCTGCTCTCTTGTCAACGCTGTAGAACACAATTCCTTGATTTTGAAGAAATGAGCGCAGCGCCGGACATTCCCCGTTGGTCCTGAaagcaaaaatttagtacttgcgagatcaacacttgaatacAATTTGGGACAACGAAGCTAGTCTATATGCAATCTCATAGCTTgaatataaaatttgaaactacataagtttagtaagttcatgatcaacattctgaaaattatctagtcataattcatttggtactaatagaatgcatgaacaacacttttatgaaatgtgtaagtgcaattgtctagtcattgaaatttcattttgcatcatataattttgaaactaacaaaattctattaaatgcaagatcaagactccggaaatttgcttgtgataattaatttggtataatgagatccagtacatgctagatgagcatatggatagattcaatttgatgcaaaaatttagtacttgcgagatcaacacttgaataaaatttgggaatacaaatgtttagtctatgcaatctcataacttgaataaaattgacataagtttagtaagtgcatgatcaagagtctgaaaattatctagtcataatccatttggtactaaaagaatgcatgaccaacacttttatgaaatgtgcaagtgcaaattttttagtcattgaaatatcattttgcatcatataattttgaaactaacaaaagtctattaaatgcaagatcaggactccggaaatttgctttgtgataattaatttggtataatgaaatccagtacatgctagatgagcatatggatagattcaatctgcaagatcaggacaccatgctttgtggcttttgttacacaaaacacagaaacaaaactagttttgcagctagcacggtttgtagtttaattaaaacagatcaagattaactaaaacagagcaagggtgacttggttcatcatgcactagcgattaactaaaatctgagcaagattaacaaaatcagagcaagattaagtaaatcagagcaagattaaggtcTACAAACCAGGAAAAGTGGCAGACGAGGACGTGGTTCCTCATGGACAGTTGAACGACGGCGAGGTAGTTGTCTTCTTCGTGGTTGGGGTCCTCCCGAGTGTATTCGAGATCCAATCCTACAAatttgttctcttcttcttccgcatACCACTGCGCGTACATCTTCAGGTACTTGCTCATCGTCTCCTCCTCGTTTGTGTAGACAACATCGATCTCCTTGCCGCCATGGACGGTGAAGGTCCTGATCTGAGTAATGGGCTGCATGACTGatggcggaggaggcagaagcggttgcggaacagaggaagaggaagaagaagcagcgtccatggcgcggaggaggcagaagcggcggaggaggcagaagcggcgaGGCAGAAGCGTCTTGGCGCGGAGGAGGGTTTTTCGTCTAGTGGGAgtggaaccggcaagaagcggagtggaaccatcaagaagcggagaggcggaggagggaatctctgatttattataattagtaaaaacagagaatgagggttccattttacctgctggcccctaatccacataaaattaccggaaatggcccaacccagtggtatctactgctagatggccccacacgtcagtgggtgccattttgccccacccaccccaaaatgtcctataccaaaagcaactttctcccctgtctcactctctctctctctcccaacccagccgccactgccgcctcttcctctcccaactccgtcggccgaagctccgTCAAGCAGCTCCGTCAagctccgtcggccgaagctccactgcctccgtcggccgaagctcaggttaatttgggggatgagcgggggattttctagggtttgccgtacttaatcttgggggattttaattggggtttttttgtccgagcggcgattttcctagggtttgatcgattcaaagtagattctagtgctagagtagattttcctggtttagattgattcaaaacatgtgctagtgctgctagtgcgaatgtcaatctgaacctaaacatcccaacttagttttaatta encodes:
- the LOC127303618 gene encoding uncharacterized protein translates to MQPITQIRTFTVHGGKEIDVVYTNEEETMSKYLKMYAQWYAEEEENKFVGLDLEYTREDPNHEEDNYLAVVQLSMRNHVLVCHFSWTNGECPALRSFLQNQGIVFYSVDKRADFIKLYYEKIIIPRENWIDIQEFVNVKGLNERANLMRDGMASLATSIIDESYSQMKNNFPRERHDYWEERPLSDLNLEYAAKDAYVSYQLYVKISFFLRYLVFCPGCKKEDKLRGRMCGKCNKAEIEAERAKKNAATEIARLNAELASA